GAATACATAGTGATTCACCTACGGGAATGCTATCAATGGAAAATCTTCGGTTTTATAACGAAGATGTATGGACATTAGACGCTAATAAAAGCGAATTAACTAAGTTCGATTTTTCATTATCCGGTGACTCACTACTTCGTGAGGAAACAGTAGCATTGGATGAAGATGTCCTTCGGGTACTTGATTTTACGGTGTTTAATGATACTACATTTATTATTCCTGACTATTCGGGGGATAGTCGTCTGTGCATGGTAAATCGTAAAGGAAAACTTTTCGAGAGGCTAGGGAATATACCAACTGTGAATGAGGATGCTTTACAGCATGCCCGCCCGGCGTTGGCTCAAGCGTGGCGTAGTTTTCTAGATTATAATCCTCATAATGGTATTCTTGCGACTGTTACTCAATTAGGGGAAGTAGTCGAGGTTTATAACTTAAAGGATAGTACACATGTGATACATATTGGTGAGCATGGTGAACCGGACTTTGAAATATCTGCCGGATATGGTGTACCAGCTGGAATTATGGGTTTTAGTGATGTACAGGTAACTGATAGTGCCATTTATGCAGTATTTCATGGAACGACTTTCAAGGAGATAGCGAAACAAAACGGTAGACTTCCTGACGGTGGAAAGTACATTTATGTATTTAGTTTGAAAGGAGAACCACTATGCAAATATGTACTGGACCATTATATATATGGAATTTGGGTGGACGAAACTACTAAAACAATAATGGCGACGGATGTAAATAATGATCAGCCCATAGTAAAATTTCGATATAGTTGAATTGTTACTCTTTATCTTGATAAAAACGATGAAAATAAAATATAAAATATTATTTATATCTGTTACAGTTGCATTGTTTCTGCTTGGTAGTTACTATTATTATAAGTATAGGCAGAGTACTATTGAACAGATGGCTAAAGAGGCTTTCGTGGAAGCTGTTAATAGTGAAGCATATAGGCGGATACCTGATGTGAAATTGACTGTTGGCTTTAATGGCGGAGATATACTGAGAAAGGATGATGTTCCTGAATATATTTATTGGTATGATGAGTCAGGTGAGAGGAAGTATAAGATTGATCAGGAGAAACATTGGAAGAATGTGACAATGAATTCTGACGTGCGGATAATACATTCGTGTGCTTTTAAAGACTATTCACTCAGTCTTGATTCTTTAAATTGCAATTGGCAGAACTTTCTAAAAAAGAAAAATCTAGTATGCCGTACTGGTATATGTATGTTTTCAACAGATTGGGATGAGAAAACAACTTCCTTGTTAACATCAGATAGTGAATGGTGGCAGAATCTACAACCCTTCTGGGTTTGCACGATCGGTTATCGTTGTGAAATGGAATGTCTGCTTTATCTTCAATACTCTTTTTCGCAAGTGTTGGAGTTTGCAGGGATAGTTTACATCTTGCTTTATATTTTTTTTATTTTTACTATATACAAGATAACAGCTATTATCCGAAGGAAAATGAATCCAGAAAAAATAATAATCGAGAAAGAAGTATTAGTGAAAGAAGTGGAGACTACTACTGCTAGATTATATCATTTAGGTGGTGATGTCTATTTTGATGCAGAGAAAAGAATAATGAGCGAGGGGGAAAAGAATGTATCCTTAACAAATCAGTCAGCCAAGTTATTAGAACTTTTTATGCAGGCAGACAATCATATTTTGTCTATTAACGCAATTGGTAAGGCATTATGGAAAGTTGATGGTAATTATGACAATAGGATATATCAGGTTTTAAATCGATTACGAGGTTTCTTGAGACATTTTCCTTCTATATCCATCGAAATAGAGTCTGTGGGGAGTTACCAATTGAAAATCAGTGAGATATAAATCTTAAGTCTTCTTATTTCTACTTTTATTAGCAGATGTAAGAAGATGTAAGATGTTTCTTTTGGATTCAATGCCCCACTTACTTACCTTTACCGTAGTTTATTTGAAAAATATAATATATTATGAAAAAAGGTATTTTTACGGCATTACTACTTACTATTATATTGTATAGTTTGTATTTGGTAAATGATGGAAGTCAAATAATGTCAGGAAAGGGATGCCATGGATGATGATCCTTTGGCTTTTTTTATTAGTTCTGAAAAATCGGGGTGGGTTAGTTTAGATTTGAGTATTCCCGATAAATTATATAATTGGTAAACTGGTTGAGAAGGAAGAATGGACAATTACTGTTCTTGGCAAGGCGCATCGTCCGTTCTGAATACAGCCTAAAAAGAAGGAGGTGCATAGATAT
The nucleotide sequence above comes from Bacteroides caccae. Encoded proteins:
- a CDS encoding BF3164 family lipoprotein encodes the protein MKVSRWSISVWITDLKNSIGFLFLLLIFLSCGTKHTKYGDNVFLYSEFPQVEELKGEIIELDTVLFRYPFRIRVEGDKVIVMDLHGFDNYGHLFQYPDFHYLSSFGIHSDSPTGMLSMENLRFYNEDVWTLDANKSELTKFDFSLSGDSLLREETVALDEDVLRVLDFTVFNDTTFIIPDYSGDSRLCMVNRKGKLFERLGNIPTVNEDALQHARPALAQAWRSFLDYNPHNGILATVTQLGEVVEVYNLKDSTHVIHIGEHGEPDFEISAGYGVPAGIMGFSDVQVTDSAIYAVFHGTTFKEIAKQNGRLPDGGKYIYVFSLKGEPLCKYVLDHYIYGIWVDETTKTIMATDVNNDQPIVKFRYS
- a CDS encoding winged helix-turn-helix domain-containing protein, coding for MKIKYKILFISVTVALFLLGSYYYYKYRQSTIEQMAKEAFVEAVNSEAYRRIPDVKLTVGFNGGDILRKDDVPEYIYWYDESGERKYKIDQEKHWKNVTMNSDVRIIHSCAFKDYSLSLDSLNCNWQNFLKKKNLVCRTGICMFSTDWDEKTTSLLTSDSEWWQNLQPFWVCTIGYRCEMECLLYLQYSFSQVLEFAGIVYILLYIFFIFTIYKITAIIRRKMNPEKIIIEKEVLVKEVETTTARLYHLGGDVYFDAEKRIMSEGEKNVSLTNQSAKLLELFMQADNHILSINAIGKALWKVDGNYDNRIYQVLNRLRGFLRHFPSISIEIESVGSYQLKISEI